The window GAAAAAATTGCAAACGAAAAAAACGGTATCTTCTATCATGACTACCACGAGGTTAGACTTTTGATGAATGAGCTTTTGGAATTAATTGAAAATACGGAAAAGCCTCATGTTTTATGTCATATAGACCTTGTTCCCGACAATTTTATAATAAACGGAAACGATGTCCATTTAATTGACTGGGAATATGCCGCTATGTGCGATCCCCTCATAGATATAGCTATGTTTGCCATATATGCTCATTATGATAATGAAGAGCTTGAGAATTTGATGTCTTTTTATTTTGAAAGGCCCGTAAAAGAAGAGGAAAGAATGCGTATCTATTGTTATGTTGCTCTTTCAGGCTTTTTATGGGCTCTTTGGACTTGCTATAAGGAGGCTTTGGGGGTAAGCTTTGGAGATTACGGCTTAAAGATGTACCGATATGCAAAGGATTATTATAAAAAAATAAAAGAACTAGGAGGTAATCTATGATGAACACCGGAGATGAACTGGGTGTAAAGGAACTTGAGTTAAAGGATAAAAATGAAATTGATTGGCTTATAACCGTATTACCCCTTGCAGTAATAATCTGTCTGACGGGATTGGTTCTCTTTTTTCCTGTAGAATCGATGAAGGTAGTTGATGCTCTTTGGTCTGTTTTTGTAAATAAGCTGGGCTTTTTCTATATTTTGCTCGGCTTGGGCCTTGTTTTTACTGCCATAGGTTTAGCCTTTTCAAGATTCGGAACTGTAAAACTGGGGAATCTTGAAAAACCTCGATACGGAAATTTTACATGGGGGGCTATGATTTTTACCTCGACTATGGCAGCCGATATTCTTTATTGGTCGCTGATAGAGTGGGCCTATTATTTTGGTGAAAGTCCCTTCGGTCTGTCTTCTCTTTCACTGGCAGAAAGACAGGATTGGGCCGCGGCCTATCCTCTATTCCATTGGGGAATAACACCGTGGGCTTTTCATATAGTGCCTGCCGTAGCCTTTGCTTATATGCTTCATGTCAAGGGAAGAACAAAGCAAAAGCTGTCCGAAAGCTGCCGTCCTATTTTTGGGGACAGGATTGACGGCCCTATAGGAAAGATGATAGACGTTTTTTCGGTAATAGGCTTATTGGCCGGAACTGCTACAACATTCTCGCTTGCAACTCCTCTTTTGTCTTTGGCTGTGTCCACTATTTTTGGAATACCTCAAGGAAAGATTTTGACTCTTGTCATTCTTCTGATAATAGCTGCCGTCTACACGGCTGCCGTTTTATTGGGCTTAAAAGGGATTTCTCAGCTTGCAAAGATTTCGGTTGTTTCTTTTTGTGTTCTTTTAGGCCTTGTCTTTATAGCCTCGCCCAAAATCTACATAATTGAGACCAGCATAACCGGTATCGGCAAGGTTATTCAAAACTTTTTCGGCATGTCCACATGGATGGACCCATTGCGTATTTCCGGAGAAGGAGGGGCCGGCTTCCCGCAAAACTGGACAATATTTTATTGGGCTTATTGGATAGCTTGGTTTGTTGCAACTCCTTTCTTTATAGGAAAAATTTCAGAAGGCCGTACAATAAAGAATACCATAATCGGCGGTCTTATCTGCGGTATAGCGGGGACTTATTGTTCTTTTATAATCCTTGGAAATTACGGGCTTCATTTACAGGCTCACGGAATATTTGATGCAGCGTCCGCAATAAAGGAAACGGATGCTTCTCAAGTTATCCTACAAATTCTTAACACCCTTCCTTACGCAAAAATTGTTTTGGGCATTTTAATAATTACGATGATAGCCTTTTATTCCAGTACCTTTGATGCAATTACTCTTGTAATAGCTTCCTATTCTCAAAAGAATTTGGAAAAACATACCGAGCCTAAAAAAGGCTTGAGAGCCTTTTGGGCTGTAGTCTTTGTAATGCTTCCCGCAGCCTTAATCCTTGTGGGAACTAATTTAAACCAGCTTCAAAGTCTTTCGATTATAGCCGCCTTTCCTTTGGGAATTATAATAATACTGATAGTGATAAGTCTTTTTAAGGAACTAAAACATAACGGAGGGTATAGGTAGCCTAATGTTTAAATAAAATTGTAAAAATATTTGCAGGATATCCGATATTATAGAATATAGAGAACTTGTATTTTATATATCGGAGGTTCTTATGCCTGATTTTTACGCACATTATATACATGGACAAAGGGTTTTTGCTTTATTGTCTCCTGAAATTGTTGCCGAAATTTCAAATAAAAATTTATATAATCTCGGCTTACAGGGCCCTGATTTTTTGTATTTTTATAAACCCTTTAAAAAGAATAATAATCCTGTTTTGCAGCTTGCAAAGGATATCCATAATAAAAATTGTACCGATGTTTTTAATGCCGTATTAAATAAAATTAGAATAGAGCCTAATACGGATGAATTTTCTTACATGATGGGCTTTATAGGTCACTTCGGTTTGGATAGTTGCTGTCACCCTTATGTAAATGCTATGGTTGAGGAGATGAAAAGAGACCATGCCGAAATTGAAATGGAATTTGAAAAATTTTTATTAAAGCAGGACGGGCTCCATCCTCTTAGATACAAGGCCCATAATTATATCGATATAAGTGAAAAAGAAGCTGAAGCCGTTGCAAATATCTACAGATGTCTTCTTCCCTCTATAACAAAAGAAGATATCTTGCGTTCTTTTCATAGTTTTAAAATGGGGAAACATTTTTTCTATGCACCTACGAAATTATCTCAAAGT of the Treponema denticola ATCC 35405 genome contains:
- a CDS encoding BCCT family transporter; this encodes MMNTGDELGVKELELKDKNEIDWLITVLPLAVIICLTGLVLFFPVESMKVVDALWSVFVNKLGFFYILLGLGLVFTAIGLAFSRFGTVKLGNLEKPRYGNFTWGAMIFTSTMAADILYWSLIEWAYYFGESPFGLSSLSLAERQDWAAAYPLFHWGITPWAFHIVPAVAFAYMLHVKGRTKQKLSESCRPIFGDRIDGPIGKMIDVFSVIGLLAGTATTFSLATPLLSLAVSTIFGIPQGKILTLVILLIIAAVYTAAVLLGLKGISQLAKISVVSFCVLLGLVFIASPKIYIIETSITGIGKVIQNFFGMSTWMDPLRISGEGGAGFPQNWTIFYWAYWIAWFVATPFFIGKISEGRTIKNTIIGGLICGIAGTYCSFIILGNYGLHLQAHGIFDAASAIKETDASQVILQILNTLPYAKIVLGILIITMIAFYSSTFDAITLVIASYSQKNLEKHTEPKKGLRAFWAVVFVMLPAALILVGTNLNQLQSLSIIAAFPLGIIIILIVISLFKELKHNGGYR
- a CDS encoding zinc dependent phospholipase C family protein; translated protein: MPDFYAHYIHGQRVFALLSPEIVAEISNKNLYNLGLQGPDFLYFYKPFKKNNNPVLQLAKDIHNKNCTDVFNAVLNKIRIEPNTDEFSYMMGFIGHFGLDSCCHPYVNAMVEEMKRDHAEIEMEFEKFLLKQDGLHPLRYKAHNYIDISEKEAEAVANIYRCLLPSITKEDILRSFHSFKMGKHFFYAPTKLSQSLKLSLIKILGLYDFLQGHIIRTADHIKSKITNKKLFSLYNNSIEITAELMENFYKNLTENKPLLDRFGYNFA